In the Bernardetia sp. genome, one interval contains:
- a CDS encoding FkbM family methyltransferase has protein sequence MSILTRLLPTSLKEKLREKLDVPDMFRSISKLKNLGFDPKMTVDIGAYKGEWTKEMQTIFPNSKFLMVEPMSEKATLLEKMANQSNGKIYFEQALLAAEANKEVIFHQSETASSVLTEHEENDEFEKVSKLTTTLALLLEKRNIGKIDFLKIDTQGYELEILKGATEYLKNTDVVLLEVSLLDIHQNVPLVHEVCNFMYQYGFVTYDICSFTRRPLDKALWQSDFIFVKENSSFRANKNWI, from the coding sequence ATGAGTATATTAACACGATTATTACCTACATCTCTAAAAGAAAAATTAAGAGAAAAACTAGATGTCCCTGATATGTTTCGTTCTATTTCAAAACTTAAAAATTTAGGTTTTGACCCAAAAATGACTGTTGATATAGGTGCATATAAAGGAGAATGGACAAAGGAGATGCAAACCATATTTCCAAATAGTAAATTTCTGATGGTAGAGCCAATGAGTGAAAAAGCTACTCTATTAGAAAAAATGGCTAATCAGTCTAATGGAAAAATTTATTTTGAGCAGGCTCTTTTAGCTGCTGAAGCTAATAAAGAAGTTATTTTTCACCAAAGTGAAACAGCAAGTTCAGTACTTACAGAACACGAAGAAAACGATGAGTTTGAGAAAGTAAGCAAATTAACTACTACTTTAGCTTTGCTTTTAGAAAAAAGAAACATAGGCAAAATAGATTTTTTAAAAATAGATACACAAGGGTATGAACTAGAAATTTTGAAAGGTGCAACAGAATACTTGAAAAACACTGATGTTGTTCTGTTAGAGGTATCCTTACTGGACATTCATCAGAATGTTCCTCTAGTACATGAAGTTTGTAATTTTATGTATCAGTATGGCTTTGTAACCTATGATATTTGTTCATTTACTCGTCGTCCATTAGACAAAGCATTGTGGCAAAGTGATTTTATTTTTGTAAAAGAAAACTCTTCTTTTAGAGCAAATAAAAATTGGATATAG
- a CDS encoding glycosyltransferase family 4 protein, producing the protein MKVLHAHPGTGIFVRQTAFAYYEHNMLEKFCTTFIAHKEYFLSNFLKKIAPSLEKDIEKKAISEIPFEKIKTYPYRELIRLFASRYASTETTDKVWEWAENSYDRWVAGQIKKSNIEIFHGYEHCSLAALKAANSKQIMCVYEQPSVYYKSFDKIIDKLFKEENEFKKQYNNLFSSDLSKERNQRREEELHLASTIICNSTFTKNSFPAIYQQKAQVIPLAFPKPKQQSDSRENIDKVIFAISGNISYLKGAHHVLRVWKKLDKIFSNVELRIIGTYLLDDKEKQELPPSVKFYDRLAHQEYMNFIKEVSIFVSFTYSDGFGMVISEAMANGIPVIATPNCMALDFIEHNENGWIVPVGDQEALLQQMKWCVENKHLIENTSRKALETAEKWQWEDYRNKVAETIKHQYLLYEETKNRK; encoded by the coding sequence ATGAAAGTGCTACATGCCCATCCAGGTACAGGGATTTTTGTTCGTCAGACAGCCTTTGCATATTATGAACATAATATGTTAGAGAAGTTCTGTACAACTTTTATTGCTCATAAAGAGTACTTTTTATCTAATTTTCTTAAAAAAATAGCTCCAAGTTTAGAAAAAGATATAGAGAAAAAAGCTATCTCTGAAATACCTTTTGAAAAAATAAAAACTTATCCTTATAGGGAACTCATACGTCTTTTTGCTAGTCGTTATGCTTCAACAGAAACTACTGACAAAGTATGGGAGTGGGCAGAGAATTCTTACGATAGATGGGTAGCAGGTCAAATAAAAAAATCAAATATTGAGATATTTCATGGGTACGAACACTGTTCGCTTGCAGCTTTGAAGGCTGCTAATAGTAAGCAAATAATGTGTGTTTACGAACAGCCAAGTGTATATTATAAATCATTTGATAAAATAATAGACAAATTATTTAAAGAAGAAAATGAGTTTAAAAAGCAGTATAACAATTTATTTTCTTCAGATTTGAGTAAGGAAAGGAATCAAAGGCGAGAAGAAGAGCTGCATTTGGCTAGTACAATCATTTGTAATTCTACTTTTACAAAAAATTCGTTTCCAGCAATTTATCAACAAAAAGCCCAAGTGATTCCTTTGGCATTTCCCAAACCAAAACAGCAAAGTGATAGTAGAGAAAATATAGATAAAGTTATCTTTGCAATTTCTGGAAACATAAGTTATTTGAAAGGTGCACATCACGTATTGAGAGTTTGGAAAAAACTAGATAAAATTTTCTCAAATGTTGAATTGAGAATTATAGGAACATATCTATTAGATGATAAAGAAAAACAAGAATTACCACCTTCTGTTAAATTTTATGATAGACTTGCACATCAAGAATATATGAACTTTATAAAAGAAGTAAGCATTTTTGTGTCATTTACCTATTCAGATGGATTCGGAATGGTTATTTCAGAAGCAATGGCAAATGGTATTCCTGTTATTGCTACTCCTAATTGTATGGCACTAGATTTTATAGAACATAACGAAAATGGATGGATTGTTCCTGTAGGAGATCAAGAAGCTCTTTTACAGCAAATGAAATGGTGTGTAGAGAACAAACATCTTATAGAAAACACAAGCCGAAAAGCATTAGAAACGGCTGAAAAATGGCAATGGGAAGATTATAGAAACAAAGTAGCTGAGACTATAAAACATCAATATTTACTTTATGAGGAAACAAAAAATAGAAAATAA
- a CDS encoding glycosyltransferase, producing the protein MKIAITTDAEIPVPPLLYGGIERIIDMLITEYLKKGHEVILFGHQDSNTEATLVPYPSTSNNGIKNILKNTLTISKILTDKTLQDVDIVHSFGRLAYLLPILPTSTPILMSYQREPTISQIKKALSLSKKNTLHFSGCSEYIASQIRPYAPSYAIYNGVPIEIYDYEEIVEEDAPLVFLGRIEHIKGTHIAIEVAKKTNRKLIIAGNIPKDDAQTGYFEKEVKPHLDDNQIVYIGAVNDTQKNEILGKAAAFLMPILWNEPFGIVMAEAMACGTPVIGFGRGSVPEVVKHGINGYICQTLQQMIEAVEKIDAISRLDVRKDAEERFSATVIAEHYLQTYQKIIQ; encoded by the coding sequence ATGAAAATAGCCATCACAACAGATGCAGAAATACCAGTACCTCCTCTACTATACGGAGGTATTGAACGAATAATAGATATGCTTATTACAGAGTATCTAAAAAAAGGACATGAAGTAATTTTATTTGGACATCAAGACTCAAATACGGAAGCGACTCTAGTTCCTTACCCCAGCACAAGTAATAATGGAATAAAAAATATTCTCAAAAATACACTTACTATCAGCAAAATACTGACAGACAAAACACTACAAGACGTTGATATAGTGCATAGTTTTGGTCGTTTGGCATATCTACTTCCAATTTTACCTACTTCTACTCCTATTTTGATGAGCTACCAGCGTGAACCTACCATTTCTCAAATCAAAAAAGCTCTCAGTTTATCTAAAAAAAATACGCTTCATTTTTCAGGATGTAGTGAATATATTGCTTCGCAAATTCGTCCTTATGCACCTAGTTATGCTATCTATAATGGTGTTCCGATAGAAATTTATGATTATGAAGAAATAGTAGAAGAAGATGCTCCTTTAGTGTTTTTAGGTAGGATAGAACATATTAAGGGAACACATATTGCCATAGAAGTAGCTAAGAAAACAAATAGAAAACTCATCATTGCTGGGAATATCCCAAAAGACGATGCTCAAACAGGATATTTCGAAAAGGAAGTGAAACCTCATTTGGACGACAATCAGATTGTTTATATAGGAGCTGTAAATGATACTCAAAAGAATGAAATTTTGGGAAAAGCAGCAGCTTTTTTGATGCCTATTCTTTGGAATGAACCTTTTGGAATTGTGATGGCAGAAGCCATGGCTTGTGGAACTCCTGTTATTGGTTTTGGGAGAGGTTCTGTGCCAGAGGTTGTCAAGCATGGAATAAATGGCTACATTTGCCAAACACTACAACAAATGATAGAAGCAGTAGAAAAAATAGATGCTATTTCTCGCCTTGATGTGCGAAAAGATGCAGAAGAAAGGTTTAGTGCTACTGTAATAGCTGAACATTATTTACAAACTTATCAGAAGATAATTCAATGA